In Hevea brasiliensis isolate MT/VB/25A 57/8 chromosome 13, ASM3005281v1, whole genome shotgun sequence, a single genomic region encodes these proteins:
- the LOC131172104 gene encoding uncharacterized protein LOC131172104 has translation MDSPPHSPQTSPLQVSPLAMRPPNRDSPPQQTPPPPPTATYKRKIRSKSTRPMASAPPLAKRKDPPTTPLSKPPPKNPKTSASTRHEAGISTSTPQAKSPSSSKKQMSAASQVSNYLGPFLMQLTRQPLRDLRKGGCNP, from the coding sequence ATGGACTCACCTCCTCATTCCCCTCAAACCTCCCCTCTCCAAGTCTCGCCCTTGGCAATGCGGCCTCCAAACCGCGATTCGCCTCCACAACAAACCCCTCCACCACCTCCCACAGCCACCTATAAAAGGAAAATCAGGTCGAAATCCACCCGACCCATGGCTTCTGCACCACCTCTTGcaaaacgcaaagacccacccaccaCTCCACTTTCAAAGCCTCcacccaaaaaccccaaaacttcagcctccacacGACATGAGGCTGGCATTTCTACCTCTACCCCACAGgccaaatcaccctcttccagcaaaaagcaaatGTCAGCAGCATCACAGGTATCAAACTACCTTGGCCCCTTCCTGATGCAGCTCACAAGGCAGcctttaagagacttaaggaaAGGAGGGTGCAACCCATAA